From Spartinivicinus ruber, the proteins below share one genomic window:
- a CDS encoding dienelactone hydrolase family protein, whose product MKSITTLFLFLILSFAVSASGKMVSYQVGGKPYEGYYISASAKAPLILLIHDWDGLTGYEKKRANMLAELGYSVFAADLFGAGIRPTEVKDKRQHTGELYKDRKKMRDLMQAALETAKNNGADINNTVAMGYCFGGAAVLELARSGADLKGFVTFHGGLATPEGQNYAKAKGSLLVLHGTADANITMEDFAKLANELEKSGIKHEMISYSGAPHAFTVFDSDRYRADADKKSWQRFTNFLAELLNNK is encoded by the coding sequence ATGAAATCGATCACTACGCTTTTTTTATTCCTCATTCTTTCTTTCGCTGTTAGTGCGTCAGGCAAAATGGTCTCCTATCAGGTTGGCGGTAAACCTTATGAAGGCTATTACATCAGTGCATCAGCTAAAGCACCATTAATTTTGCTTATCCATGACTGGGATGGCCTGACTGGTTATGAGAAAAAGCGTGCCAATATGTTAGCGGAGTTGGGCTATTCGGTATTTGCTGCAGACTTATTTGGTGCAGGTATCCGACCCACAGAAGTGAAAGATAAGCGCCAGCATACCGGTGAATTATATAAAGATCGAAAAAAAATGCGTGATTTAATGCAAGCTGCACTTGAAACGGCTAAGAATAATGGCGCAGATATTAATAATACCGTGGCGATGGGCTATTGTTTTGGAGGTGCGGCGGTACTTGAATTGGCTCGCTCAGGTGCTGACTTAAAAGGCTTTGTCACTTTCCATGGCGGCTTGGCTACACCTGAAGGTCAAAATTACGCAAAGGCGAAAGGTAGTCTATTAGTATTGCATGGCACGGCTGATGCTAATATTACCATGGAAGATTTTGCCAAACTGGCTAATGAATTAGAAAAAAGTGGAATTAAGCATGAAATGATCAGCTATAGTGGTGCGCCCCATGCGTTTACCGTTTTTGATTCTGATCGGTATCGTGCAGATGCAGACAAAAAATCATGGCAGCGATTTACAAACTTTTTAGCGGAGTTACTTAATAATAAATAA